One segment of Anopheles stephensi strain Indian chromosome 3, UCI_ANSTEP_V1.0, whole genome shotgun sequence DNA contains the following:
- the LOC118509086 gene encoding zinc finger protein 8 — MIDALDIFLIHRNYHRTTDLMTMADGGYDPMGHIQTGRPHAYYLYQAAAALEQQHQQHQQQQEQPHQQQLQEQSSEEQIALPRSRPASDDGHENNNNLPAAANNNLFRSEQKKHKRKRLSAVLDKLHNGSGTVVNHNNNNVGEAQNFKIKCTDSRSSAEDSAEDVFPYSASPRISISPLRLSEVDENNPLQQRTAHQQQALPQDQQLPSPSQFSRQTKLESPQQPMAPLQPSQIKHEGQQYLYKQLEYFNPLAFFNYLPEPTKLLYQEFARQRNHSNSFLQLQQLQQQDQQQQQQQQQPLAKPPKKKKSSHSGRASQRPPTTSSRSSNASSSSGHHDPQEQPLDLSMKSSSLLESSSLFVSPVIKKEPSLADSPPPDSPLTPAPIGPSKLVVKREDLPDIRRSPAFEQLNGHAPAGFNLNVSPVVEEMPPGSDVAYMCPVCGQLFSLQDRLAKHMASRHKSRTGATDITKSYMCEVCQRSFARSDMLTRHMRLHTGVKPYSCKVCGQIFSRSDHLSTHQRTHTGEKPYKCPQCPYAACRRDMITRHMRTHTRYESQRGGSNGGGSSGGSTSPSMDQKPILLPLVGLGTGRAIKQEAGFGGVGGGFVLQAKTES; from the coding sequence ATCGATGCCCTTGATATTTTCTTGATCCACCGGAACTATCACAGAACGACAGACCTAATGACTATGGCGGATGGCGGTTATGACCCAATGGGGCACATCCAAACGGGTCGTCCGCACGCGTATTACCTGTACCAGGCGGCCGCTGCCCTGgaacagcaacaccagcagcaccagcagcagcaggagcagccaCACCAACAGCAGCTCCAGGAGCAATCGAGCGAGGAGCAGATTGCGCTCCCTCGCTCCCGTCCAGCCTCAGACGATGGGcatgaaaacaacaacaatctgcCGGCCGCAGCCAACAACAACCTGTTCCGTTCGGAGCAGAAGAAACACAAGCGGAAACGACTGTCGGCAGTGTTGGACAAGCTGCACAACGGTAGCGGTACGGTGGTGAatcacaacaataacaacgtCGGAGAGGCGCAAAATTTCAAGATCAAGTGTACCGACTCGCGCTCCAGTGCCGAAGACTCTGCCGAAGATGTGTTCCCTTATTCCGCCAGTCCTCGCATCAGCATTAGCCCGCTGCGGTTAAGCGAAGTGGATGAGAATAATCCGCTTCAGCAGAGGACGGCTCACCAGCAGCAAGCACTACCTCAGGACCAACAGCTGCCATCACCCTCGCAATTTTCTCGCCAAACCAAGCTAGAGTCTCCACAGCAACCGATGGCACCGTTGCAACCATCACAGATCAAGCACGAAGGCCAGCAGTACCTGTACAAGCAGCTCGAGTACTTCAACCCGCTCGCCTTCTTCAACTATCTCCCCGAACCGACCAAGCTGCTCTACCAGGAGTTTGCCCGTCAGCGCAACCATTCCAATTCATTTCTGCAGCTCCAGCAACTCCAGCAACaagatcagcagcagcagcagcagcagcagcagcctttAGCAAAACCtcccaagaaaaagaaatccaGCCATTCAGGGCGAGCATCGCAGCGTCCTCCAACGaccagcagccgcagcagtaacgccagtagcagcagcggtCACCATGACCCGCAGGAACAGCCGCTTGATTTGTCGATGAAGTCGTCATCACTGCTCGAATCGTCTAGTCTGTTCGTCTCCCCTGTGATCAAGAAAGAGCCAAGCCTGGCCGACAGCCCCCCACCGGACTCACCTTTGACGCCGGCTCCGATCGGTCCCTCGAAGCTGGTCGTGAAACGGGAAGATCTTCCGGACATACGACGGTCGCCCGCTTTCGAGCAACTCAACGGCCACGCACCGGCTGGCTTCAATTTGAACGTTTCGCCCGTTGTGGAGGAGATGCCACCTGGCTCGGACGTCGCCTACATGTGTCCCGTGTGTGGTCAGCTATTTTCGCTCCAAGATCGGTTAGCGAAGCATATGGCTTCGCGGCACAAGAGTCGTACCGGTGCGACCGACATCACCAAATCCTACATGTGCGAGGTTTGCCagcgttcgttcgctcgttcggATATGCTGACACGTCATATGCGTCTGCATACGGGCGTCAAACCGTACTCCTGTAAGGTGTGTGGCCAGATTTTTTCCCGCTCCGATCATCTATCAACGCATCAGCGAACGCACACCGGCGAAAAACCTTACAAGTGTCCACAATGCCCGTACGCCGCTTGTCGTCGTGACATGATCACCCGCCATATGCGTACCCACACACGCTACGAATCGCAACGCGGCGGTAGCAATGGAGGAGGCTCGAGTGGCGGCAGCACTAGCCCGTCGATGGATCAGAAACCAATTCTGCTACCGTTGGTGGGTCTGGGCACTGGCCGCGCCATCAAGCAAGAGGCCGGGTTCGGAGGCGTCGGCGGTGGCTTCGTTCTACAAGCAAAGACTGAATCGTGA